Part of the Aneurinibacillus sp. REN35 genome, CATAAAAGTGCTCTTTTGAGCCTGCGCCGCCGGATGCAATCACCGGAATGCGCACCGCTTCCGAAATGGCTCGCGTCAAGGCGAGGGCAAATCCGTCTTTTTGACCGTCGCAGTCCATACTTGTCAAAAGAATCTCACCTGCACCCAGCGCCTCGACCCGTCTGGCCCACTCTACGGCATCCATTCCGGTCGCCTGTCGGCCGCCATGTGTATAGACTTCCCAGCCTTCTCCATTCTCACGCGCCTTGGCATCGATCGCAACGACAACGCACTGACTGCCGAAGACTTCAGCGCCTTCCTGTACAAGCTCTGGTCTTTTCACTGCAGCCGTATTGACCGATACTTTGTCTGCACCTGCGCGTAGAATTCGGCGCATATCATCCACTGTATTAATGCCGCCGCCTACCGTAAAAGGAATGGTCACATTTGCTGCCGTTTCCTCCACTACTTCTACCATGGTCTCCCGTCCTTCATGTGAAGCGGAAATGTCGAGAAACACGAGCTCATCGGCACCTTCTTCGCTATAGCGCTTGGCCAGTTCCACCGGATCACCCGCATCCCGCAGGTTGACGAAGCTAACACCCTTAACGACACGTCCTTCTTTTACATCTAGACAAGGAATGATTCGTTTGGCCAGCATGTCAGATCCCCTCCTGTATGCGCTGCAGCACTTGCGGCAGCTGAACGCGATCCGTATACAGCGCCTTTCCGACAATAGCGCCGCCCACTCCCTCCGCTGCATAGCGCGCCAGCTCTACGATATCCTGTTCGACGCTTACACCGCCGGATGCGATGACATCCTTGCCTGTAGCCCGGGCTAATTGCACAATGGCCTCTGTGTTCGGTCCTTCCAGCGTACCGTCACGCGATATATCTGTATAAATAAAGGTTTCCGCTCCCTTGGCAATCAGCACCTTTGCCAGTTCTTCCGCCGTCACTTCTGATGTCGTCAGCCAGCCGTGCGTTGCCACGTAGCCATTCCTCGCATCAATACCAATCGCAACCTTATCTCCATACTTCGCTAACACCTGCTCGGTAAACGGCTGATCCTGAATCGCGGCCGTACCAAGGATAACCCGGCTGACACCGCCCTCGATATACCGATCAATGTCTTCCATGCGCCGCAGCCCGCCGCCGATCTGTACGGGCACATCCAGTGCACGTGCAATATCCAATACGATGCCATTATTCACAGGCTGTCCTGCCTTGGCACCGTCCAAATCAACGAGGTGAATCCACTCGGCTCCCTGCACGGCCCACTGCTTCGCCATCTCCACAGGTGAATCGCCGTACACCGTCTCCTGATTGTAATCGCCCTGCAGCAGGCGGACGCATTTTCCGCCGCGAATGTCGATTGCAGGATACACAATAAAACTCATCTCTCTACTCCCTCTCCATCGATCTATCGTTTTGTTGACGCCGTCTCACATAACTTCGCAAAGTTCTCCAGCAGCTGCATGCCAACCGTTCCGCTTTTCTCCGGATGGAACTGCATACCGTACACATTTCCCCGGCCGACAATGCCCGGTACTTCCTGATGATAATCAGCCGTGGCCAGAAGCACCGGACGGTTTTCTTCTGTAGGCTGGAGAAAATACGAGTGAACGAAATACACGTATCCTTCCTCCACCCCGGAAAAAATGCGGTTCTTCTGTAAAAAGTCCAGCCGATTCCAGCCCATATGCGGAATTTTATAATCGCCGGAGAAGCGAAGCACCCGTCCCGGAAGAATGCCCAGACCTTCATGCTCGCCGTGCTCCGTACTGCTGGCAAACAACAGCTGCATCCCAAGACAGATGCCGAGCAGCGGCTTCCCACTGGCCGCAAATTGACGGATCGGCTCCTCCAGGCCGCGCTCTTTGAGGTTCTTCATCGCATCGCCGAACGCGCCAACGCCGGGAAGAATCGCGCCTTCCGCCTGATTTAACGCTTCCTCATCCGATACGAATGCATACTCATAGCCGAGCCGCTCCACCGCTTTGCTTACGCTGTGAAGATTGCCCATTCCATAGTCGATAATCGCAATCATGTTTACAACATCCCTTTCGTTGACGGGACCCCTTTCACCCGCGGGTCAATCATCGTCGCTTCATCCAGTGCACGGCCCAGCGCTTTAAACACCGCTTCGATCATATGGTGCGTATTGTGTCCGTAATGCACAATAATATGAAGGGTAATGCGTGCTTCAAGTGCCAGCTTCCAGAAAAACTCATGGAAGAGCTCCACCGGGAAGTTTCCTACATTCGCGGAGGGAAATTCGGCACGGTATTCA contains:
- the hisF gene encoding imidazole glycerol phosphate synthase subunit HisF, encoding MLAKRIIPCLDVKEGRVVKGVSFVNLRDAGDPVELAKRYSEEGADELVFLDISASHEGRETMVEVVEETAANVTIPFTVGGGINTVDDMRRILRAGADKVSVNTAAVKRPELVQEGAEVFGSQCVVVAIDAKARENGEGWEVYTHGGRQATGMDAVEWARRVEALGAGEILLTSMDCDGQKDGFALALTRAISEAVRIPVIASGGAGSKEHFYDAFVEGKADAALAASIFHYKETSIKEVKQYLHDKNIEMRMVEETI
- the hisA gene encoding 1-(5-phosphoribosyl)-5-[(5-phosphoribosylamino)methylideneamino]imidazole-4-carboxamide isomerase; this translates as MSFIVYPAIDIRGGKCVRLLQGDYNQETVYGDSPVEMAKQWAVQGAEWIHLVDLDGAKAGQPVNNGIVLDIARALDVPVQIGGGLRRMEDIDRYIEGGVSRVILGTAAIQDQPFTEQVLAKYGDKVAIGIDARNGYVATHGWLTTSEVTAEELAKVLIAKGAETFIYTDISRDGTLEGPNTEAIVQLARATGKDVIASGGVSVEQDIVELARYAAEGVGGAIVGKALYTDRVQLPQVLQRIQEGI
- the hisH gene encoding imidazole glycerol phosphate synthase subunit HisH; the protein is MIAIIDYGMGNLHSVSKAVERLGYEYAFVSDEEALNQAEGAILPGVGAFGDAMKNLKERGLEEPIRQFAASGKPLLGICLGMQLLFASSTEHGEHEGLGILPGRVLRFSGDYKIPHMGWNRLDFLQKNRIFSGVEEGYVYFVHSYFLQPTEENRPVLLATADYHQEVPGIVGRGNVYGMQFHPEKSGTVGMQLLENFAKLCETASTKR